From the Micromonospora echinospora genome, the window GGCACTCCCACCCATCACGTTCCTCCCGACGACCACCCACCCAGGTGATCAATAATGCTCAATGTATGTGCCCGGCCCGGGAAGGGCGACCCCGGGCAGCGCGCCGCGATGCGGAGTTCGGGGGAGCACCGTGACAGGATGCGCACCGTGCGTTCGGGGAAACCTCTTCTGGTCGCGGTGGCGGTCTGCGCCGTGGCGCATGCCGCGGGCATCCTGGTGGCCGATCCGCTCTGGCGGTACGCCGAGGTGCTGAGCCTGGCTCTGCTGCTCGCCTACGCCGTGGTCAGTGGGCTGCCGCAGCCCCGCTGGGCGGTGCCGGCGGCCCTCACGGCGCTGCTCGTCGACGCGGTCCGGACGATGCCGGCCGACCCGGACACCGGACCCTACGGCTGGCAGATCCTCCGGCCGGGCCCCACCGACGTGGACATCTGGGCCGGCTTCGAGTCGGGACTCATGCTCTGCTGGGCGTCGTCGATCGTGGTGGTGGTCCTGCTCGCGGTCCGCCACCGGGCTGGCTGGCGTCGACGGACGGTGGGCGTGGCGGCGGTGGCGGCGACGCTGGTCGTCGGGTACGCGGTCGTCCGGGTGGTCGGCATCTGGCTCGCCACCCGAGCCGAACAGCGGCCGTACGCGGGCGGCGCCGACGTGGCCGACGACAGGGTGGCCGCCGTGGGGCTGGCCGTGCTGCCGGCGGTGGCGCTCGGGGTGACCGCGCTGGCGCTCGCCACGGCACTGGCCAGGCACGGCCGGTGGCTCGCCTCGGCCGGCGCGGTGCTACTGGCCCTGGTCGCGCTGCCGCACCTGGACGCGAGCATCGGGGCGGTGCCGCTGCCGCTGCACGCGGGGGAGGTGCGCAGCGCCGCGTTCGCCTGGCCCGCCTACGCGCCCAGCCTGTCGATGCCGCACCCCGTCGCGGCGCTCACGGCGGCGGTGGAACTGACCGCGTACCTGCTGCTCGTCGCCGGCCTGACCGGTGCGCGCCGGCCGACGGACGCCGCACCGGTGGAGCCGGCCGGGTCGCGGCCCTGACGTCGGACCGCCGCCGGTGTCCGCTGGCCCACCGCCGGTGTCGGTGGGCCAGCGGAGCGTCGGTCAGCTCACCGACGTGTTGTAGCTTTCGATCGCCGACTGGACGCTCGCGGCGGCGTCCTTCATGGCCTGCTCGGCGGGCTTGGTGCCGACGATGGCCGCCTCCAGCCCGTCCTCGGCCGCCTTACGGGCCTGCGGCATCACGCCGAGCAGGCAGCCGGCCGAGGCGACCGACGGCGGCAGCGCGTGCAACTGGTCCACGGCGGTACGGAACTGGGGGTACTTCGTCGTCCAGGCCTTGTCGACCTGGTCCAGGGCCCGCACGTTGATCGGCACGTAGCCGGTGCCGGTGTGCCACTGGGCCTGCGGGGTGGCGCCGGCGGAGAACTTCGCGAACTCCCAGGCGGCCCGCTTCTCGGCCGCGCTGTGACCGACCCCGCTGATCCAGAGCGACGCGCCACCGATGATCGGCCCGCCGGTGGAGGAGTCCGACACCTTCGGGTACGGGGCGGTGAGGACGGTGAACCGGCCCGCCGCCGCGTCGACGTAGCCGCGCAGCACACTCGTCGACTCCAGGTGCATGGCGACCGTGCCGGCCTTGAAGGCAGCCTGGGCGTCGTCGGTCTTCCGGCCGGTGTTCGTGGCGTAGCCGTTGCGGACCAGGTCCGCCCACCACTGGGCGACCTGCACCGCCGCCGGCTGGTCGAACTGCACCCGGGTGGCGAGCTTCTGGCGGCCGTTGCCGTTGTCGCAGTACTCCTTGCCGTCGGTGGCGAGGAGTTGTTCGAGCAGCCAGCCGTAGATGGCCGCGCCGAAGCCGTACCGGGTGGTCTTGCCGCTGGCGTCCTTCACGGTGAGCTTCTTGGCCAGCTCGCCCAGCTCGGCCAGGGTCTTCGGCGGCTGGTTCGGGTCGAGCTTGGCGGACTCGAACGCCTCCTTGTTCAGGTACAGCAGCGGGGTGGAGGTGTTGAACGGCATCGACCAGAGCTTGCCCTCGACCGAGTAGTAGCTGGCGATGTTCGGCTCGATCTCGGCGGCGTCGAACTTGTCCTTCTCGATGAACCGGTGCACCGGGACGACCTGCTTGGAGTCGACCATGAAGCGGGTGCCGATGTCGTACACCTGGACCAGGGCCGGGGTGCTCTTCTGCTGCACCGACGCCTTGTACTTCGCGATGGTCTCGTCGTAGCTGCCCTGGTAGACCGCCTTGACTTCGACCTTGCCGCCGTTGGCGGCGTTGAAGTCGGCGACCAGCTTGTCCACGGCGGTGGCGTTCGCGCCCTTCATCGAGTGCCAGAACTCGACCGTCGTCTTCCCGTCGGCGTTCTCGAGCGCCTCGGCGCCTGGCGCGTCCAGGGCGTCGGACGC encodes:
- a CDS encoding ABC transporter substrate-binding protein — protein: MALPRPRRTGAVILALLTAAALVAGCGADSGGEASDALDAPGAEALENADGKTTVEFWHSMKGANATAVDKLVADFNAANGGKVEVKAVYQGSYDETIAKYKASVQQKSTPALVQVYDIGTRFMVDSKQVVPVHRFIEKDKFDAAEIEPNIASYYSVEGKLWSMPFNTSTPLLYLNKEAFESAKLDPNQPPKTLAELGELAKKLTVKDASGKTTRYGFGAAIYGWLLEQLLATDGKEYCDNGNGRQKLATRVQFDQPAAVQVAQWWADLVRNGYATNTGRKTDDAQAAFKAGTVAMHLESTSVLRGYVDAAAGRFTVLTAPYPKVSDSSTGGPIIGGASLWISGVGHSAAEKRAAWEFAKFSAGATPQAQWHTGTGYVPINVRALDQVDKAWTTKYPQFRTAVDQLHALPPSVASAGCLLGVMPQARKAAEDGLEAAIVGTKPAEQAMKDAAASVQSAIESYNTSVS